A single region of the Thermoanaerobaculum aquaticum genome encodes:
- the ndk gene encoding nucleoside-diphosphate kinase: MVERTLTIIKPDAVAAGHVGAIIDRLEREGFAILGVKRLRLTEAQAKKFYEVHRERPFYSSLVAFMTSGPVWVMALERDNAVAYLREVMGATDPAKAAPGTIRALYGSSIERNAIHGSDSPENAKIEVGFFFSTHELVEA, from the coding sequence ATGGTGGAGCGCACGTTGACGATCATCAAGCCCGATGCGGTGGCTGCTGGCCACGTGGGAGCCATCATTGACCGTTTGGAGCGGGAAGGTTTCGCCATCTTGGGGGTCAAGCGCTTGCGGCTTACGGAAGCGCAAGCCAAAAAGTTCTACGAAGTGCACCGGGAGCGGCCGTTTTACAGCTCGCTGGTGGCGTTTATGACCTCGGGGCCGGTGTGGGTGATGGCCCTGGAGCGGGACAACGCCGTGGCGTACTTGCGGGAAGTGATGGGGGCTACCGACCCCGCCAAAGCGGCGCCGGGCACCATCCGGGCTTTGTACGGTTCCTCCATTGAGCGCAACGCCATCCACGGCTCGGATTCCCCCGAAAACGCCAAAATCGAGGTGGGCTTCTTCTTCTCCACCCACGAGCTCGTGGAAGCCTAG
- the sucC gene encoding ADP-forming succinate--CoA ligase subunit beta, giving the protein MKVHEYQAKEILARYGVAVPRGRLATTPEEAKSIAQELGGRVVVKAQVHAGGRGKAGGVKLANSPEEAFQVASQILGMKLVSVQTGPEGKLVRKVLVEEALPIDRELYLGVVLDRSRGLPVMMASAFGGMEIEEVAKEHPEAILKEHFDPVLGLRPFQARKLGFALGLSGNTFKEFVTFSQALSRAYNETDASLAEINPLLITEDGRVLALDAKMNFDDNALSRHPDIAAMRDVDEEDPFEVEASKYDLNYIKLDGTIGCMVNGAGLAMATMDIIKHYGGNPANFLDVGGGASQERVENAFRILLSDPNVKAVLINIFGGIVRCDMIAAGVVAAAKNLDVKLPIVVRLEGTNVEAGKEILASSGLPLHPASTMAEAAQKVVALAG; this is encoded by the coding sequence ATGAAGGTTCATGAATACCAAGCTAAGGAAATCCTGGCGCGTTACGGGGTGGCGGTTCCCCGGGGACGGCTGGCGACCACTCCGGAAGAGGCCAAGAGCATCGCCCAGGAGCTGGGTGGCCGCGTGGTGGTGAAGGCCCAGGTCCACGCCGGTGGGCGAGGGAAGGCGGGGGGCGTGAAGCTGGCCAATTCCCCGGAGGAAGCTTTCCAGGTGGCCTCGCAGATCCTGGGGATGAAGCTGGTTTCGGTGCAAACCGGCCCGGAAGGCAAGCTGGTGCGGAAGGTGCTGGTGGAGGAGGCGCTTCCCATTGACCGGGAGCTTTACCTTGGCGTGGTTTTGGACCGCAGCCGCGGTTTGCCGGTGATGATGGCCTCCGCTTTTGGGGGTATGGAAATCGAGGAGGTGGCGAAAGAACACCCTGAGGCCATCCTCAAGGAACACTTTGATCCGGTCTTGGGATTGCGCCCGTTCCAGGCTCGCAAGCTGGGATTTGCCCTGGGTCTTTCAGGCAACACCTTTAAGGAGTTTGTGACGTTTTCCCAGGCGCTTTCCCGCGCTTACAACGAAACCGACGCTTCACTGGCGGAAATCAACCCGCTTTTGATCACCGAGGATGGGCGGGTTTTGGCTCTCGACGCCAAGATGAACTTTGATGACAACGCCCTTTCCCGGCACCCCGATATTGCCGCCATGCGCGATGTGGACGAGGAGGACCCCTTCGAGGTGGAGGCCTCCAAGTACGATTTGAACTACATCAAGCTGGACGGCACCATCGGCTGCATGGTGAACGGCGCCGGGCTGGCCATGGCCACCATGGACATCATCAAACACTACGGTGGCAACCCGGCCAACTTCCTGGACGTGGGTGGCGGTGCCAGCCAGGAAAGGGTGGAAAACGCGTTTCGCATCTTGCTTTCGGATCCCAACGTCAAGGCGGTGCTTATCAACATCTTTGGCGGCATCGTCCGCTGCGACATGATTGCTGCCGGCGTGGTGGCCGCCGCCAAAAACCTCGACGTGAAGCTGCCCATCGTCGTGCGTTTGGAAGGCACCAACGTGGAGGCCGGCAAGGAAATCCTGGCAAGCTCCGGTTTGCCTTTGCATCCGGCGAGCACCATGGCGGAAGCCGCACAAAAAGTGGTGGCGTTGGCGGGATAG
- a CDS encoding ligand-binding sensor domain-containing protein has protein sequence MNFSLYTNTEGLPQRQVLAVTRDEQGYLWVGTYGGLSRFNGRSFLTLRTHHGLSSNGIQDIVAVGSGRLWVGTSGGGVCLVEALRATRCFHAPNTLTSEDVLDLEMDGEESVWVGGFDGVTRLFADGSSQKFGDADGKVLRNVWSIKKVGQRIIVGFSGGLAEIRGDRAHLLPVQVSDGGVRALLPTQRWLYVGCERGLFRLPASLEAPQPELLVPNITVQDLSGGEDNVWAATRTGLLHWDGQTLRTLTTKNGLPTEVVHRVLLDHEGILWMGTEEGLGKLVPGPFLTFTTADGLPHNFVRAIAEDAKGRLVVGTRNGLAVGERDGSLPRFHSVFTERRVYSILPHPSGDLWVATNGGVVQLRNDQTARIWQEKDGLPDRFTFALAYDATTDELWLGTWSGTACLKQGKLVSLPPPLASARPLSMHVDQRGRLWIGLRDGKVLVRERNGNTKVLGAAEGFSDQVVWSIASDEQGVWLGTNGDGAFYVSDHGISRWDTSKGLVDDFVWQVLPDKKGRVWFFTSQGLDRLEAGNIRHFGAHDGLPDLEGSANACWQDSRGNLWFGTGSGLVRYDPQAENKALAPPQVLLESATFGNGVAVQPGMQLPSTHGRVVFSVVSLALRNEKALRYSYRLLPAQPSWSPPQAQGEIAFAALGPGSYRFEAVALDADGQRSETPVAFEFSVARPWWQSPLFLMALVLLAVGLTVAYSRWRLARVQARARELERLVNERTRELAEKALELARLAETDELTGLPNRRKFFETLRSELQRLWRAPQETRLALLLVDLDNFKDINDTLGHSAGDLVLKAVGAALAASVRTTDTVARIGGDEFAVILPMTDRLGAAVVARKVLDAVGGVRVDFAGRTLSVTATAGLAVVAPTAAFAEEEITRLVQRADVALYAAKRRGGNIFLEDTETLA, from the coding sequence TTGAACTTTTCCCTGTACACCAACACCGAGGGCCTGCCGCAGCGACAGGTGCTGGCTGTTACCCGGGACGAGCAGGGCTACCTGTGGGTGGGCACCTACGGCGGGCTTTCCCGCTTCAACGGCCGCAGCTTCCTCACCCTACGAACCCACCATGGCCTTTCGTCCAACGGCATCCAAGATATCGTGGCAGTGGGTAGCGGCCGGCTTTGGGTGGGCACCTCCGGTGGCGGCGTGTGCCTGGTGGAAGCCCTCAGGGCTACCCGCTGCTTTCACGCTCCAAACACGCTGACCTCCGAGGACGTCCTGGATTTGGAAATGGACGGCGAAGAGAGCGTGTGGGTGGGGGGCTTTGACGGGGTCACGCGGCTTTTTGCGGACGGCTCAAGCCAAAAGTTTGGCGATGCCGACGGTAAGGTCCTCCGTAACGTTTGGAGCATCAAAAAGGTTGGGCAACGAATCATCGTGGGCTTTTCCGGGGGTCTGGCGGAAATCCGCGGCGACCGCGCCCACCTCCTTCCGGTGCAAGTGTCCGATGGGGGCGTCCGCGCGCTGCTCCCCACCCAGCGGTGGCTTTACGTAGGTTGCGAGCGCGGCCTTTTCCGGCTGCCGGCCAGCCTCGAAGCGCCACAACCGGAGCTTCTGGTGCCGAACATCACGGTGCAAGACCTCTCCGGTGGCGAAGACAACGTGTGGGCCGCGACACGCACCGGCCTCCTCCACTGGGATGGCCAGACGCTCCGCACGTTGACAACCAAAAACGGCCTGCCCACGGAGGTGGTGCACCGGGTCCTCTTGGACCACGAAGGCATCCTGTGGATGGGGACCGAAGAGGGGCTCGGCAAGCTGGTCCCGGGACCTTTCTTGACCTTCACCACAGCTGATGGCCTTCCCCACAACTTCGTGCGGGCCATTGCCGAGGATGCCAAGGGGCGGCTGGTGGTGGGCACCCGAAACGGACTGGCGGTAGGCGAAAGGGACGGTTCCCTTCCACGTTTCCATTCGGTTTTTACAGAACGGCGGGTTTACTCGATCCTTCCGCACCCCAGCGGGGATCTATGGGTTGCTACCAACGGTGGCGTCGTTCAGCTCCGCAACGACCAAACTGCACGCATTTGGCAGGAAAAGGATGGGCTTCCCGATCGCTTCACCTTTGCTTTGGCGTACGATGCCACCACCGACGAGCTTTGGTTGGGGACCTGGTCGGGGACCGCCTGCCTCAAACAGGGAAAGCTGGTCTCGCTGCCGCCGCCGTTGGCCTCCGCTCGCCCCCTTTCCATGCACGTGGACCAGCGCGGGCGGCTCTGGATTGGGTTGCGGGACGGCAAGGTGTTGGTGCGCGAACGAAACGGCAATACGAAGGTGCTGGGGGCAGCCGAGGGTTTTTCTGACCAGGTGGTGTGGTCCATTGCCTCCGACGAGCAAGGGGTCTGGCTGGGAACCAACGGGGACGGGGCCTTTTACGTGAGCGACCACGGCATCAGCCGATGGGACACCAGCAAGGGGTTAGTTGACGACTTTGTCTGGCAGGTGCTGCCCGACAAGAAAGGGCGGGTTTGGTTTTTCACCTCCCAGGGGCTCGATCGCTTGGAAGCTGGAAACATCAGGCACTTTGGCGCCCACGACGGCCTTCCGGACCTGGAGGGTTCGGCCAACGCCTGCTGGCAGGACTCCCGCGGCAACCTCTGGTTTGGTACCGGCTCGGGGCTGGTGCGCTACGACCCGCAGGCGGAAAACAAAGCCCTGGCCCCGCCTCAGGTGTTGTTGGAATCCGCGACCTTTGGAAACGGGGTTGCTGTTCAGCCGGGCATGCAACTCCCCTCCACCCACGGACGGGTGGTTTTTTCCGTGGTTTCCCTGGCGCTCCGCAACGAAAAAGCCCTCCGTTACAGCTACCGCTTGCTTCCGGCCCAGCCCTCCTGGTCGCCGCCCCAAGCCCAGGGGGAGATCGCCTTTGCCGCCCTGGGACCCGGCAGCTACCGCTTTGAGGCGGTGGCGCTGGACGCCGACGGTCAGCGCTCCGAAACCCCCGTGGCCTTTGAGTTTTCCGTGGCTCGCCCCTGGTGGCAAAGCCCCCTCTTCTTGATGGCCTTGGTCCTGCTGGCGGTAGGGCTCACCGTGGCCTACTCCCGCTGGCGGCTGGCCCGGGTGCAGGCCCGCGCCCGGGAGCTTGAACGGCTGGTGAACGAACGCACCCGGGAGCTGGCGGAAAAAGCCCTGGAGCTGGCCCGTTTGGCTGAAACCGATGAGCTCACCGGCCTTCCTAACCGCCGGAAGTTCTTTGAAACGCTGCGTTCTGAACTGCAGAGGCTCTGGCGGGCCCCCCAGGAAACCCGCCTGGCCCTGCTGCTGGTGGACCTGGACAACTTCAAGGACATCAACGACACCCTGGGCCACAGCGCCGGGGATTTGGTGCTTAAAGCGGTGGGCGCGGCTCTGGCCGCTTCGGTGCGCACCACCGACACCGTGGCTCGCATCGGCGGCGACGAGTTCGCCGTGATTTTGCCCATGACCGATCGCTTAGGTGCGGCAGTGGTGGCGCGCAAGGTCCTGGACGCTGTGGGCGGGGTGCGGGTTGATTTCGCCGGCCGCACCTTGAGCGTCACCGCCACGGCCGGCCTGGCGGTGGTGGCCCCAACGGCGGCGTTTGCCGAGGAGGAAATCACCCGCCTGGTGCAGCGGGCCGACGTGGCCCTTTACGCCGCCAAGCGACGGGGTGGCAACATCTTCCTGGAAGACACGGAGACCTTAGCGTAG
- a CDS encoding sulfite exporter TauE/SafE family protein: protein MLLSSCSLATSASTSPWFSFLLFALVGFIAQLIDGALGMAYGVSSNSLLLSLGVPPAAASASVHTAEVVVTGISGASHWKLGNLDRELVKRLLVPGVLGGVLGAYALTSVNGEKIKPFIAAYLLLMGLRIVLKARNHRGQHRRAYRHTSLLGFFGGFLDAMGGGGWGPIVTTTLVARGNHPRYAIGSVNFSEFFVTLAQTATFIVSLSYAEHWRVIAGLTLGGMIAAPLAARMTRKLPAKPLMILVGSLIVALSLRTLWVSLAR, encoded by the coding sequence GTGCTGCTTTCCTCCTGCTCACTGGCCACCTCGGCAAGCACATCCCCCTGGTTCAGCTTTCTGCTTTTTGCTTTGGTGGGTTTTATTGCTCAGCTCATTGATGGAGCTTTGGGCATGGCCTACGGGGTGAGCTCCAACAGCCTTCTTTTGAGCCTCGGGGTACCCCCTGCTGCGGCCTCCGCCAGCGTCCATACCGCGGAGGTGGTGGTGACCGGGATTTCCGGGGCCTCCCACTGGAAACTGGGAAACCTCGATCGGGAGCTGGTCAAGCGCTTGCTGGTGCCCGGGGTTCTGGGTGGTGTTTTGGGAGCCTACGCCCTCACCTCGGTGAACGGCGAGAAGATCAAGCCTTTTATTGCCGCGTACCTCCTGCTCATGGGGCTGCGCATCGTGCTCAAAGCTCGCAACCACCGAGGGCAGCACCGGCGCGCCTACCGTCACACCAGCCTTTTGGGTTTTTTCGGTGGCTTTTTAGACGCCATGGGCGGCGGGGGCTGGGGCCCCATCGTCACCACCACGCTTGTGGCCAGGGGCAATCATCCTCGCTACGCCATTGGCTCGGTGAACTTTTCGGAGTTTTTTGTGACGCTGGCGCAAACCGCCACGTTCATCGTTAGCTTGAGCTACGCCGAACACTGGCGGGTGATTGCCGGTCTAACCCTCGGGGGCATGATCGCAGCGCCGCTGGCGGCCCGGATGACCAGGAAGCTGCCTGCAAAGCCCCTCATGATCCTCGTCGGCTCGCTCATCGTGGCTCTCTCGCTGCGAACGCTTTGGGTCAGCCTGGCGCGGTAA
- a CDS encoding WD40 repeat domain-containing protein: MKNHWLALVLGAVASGLPGQELYVQTLSFPGGQWAEASGLSVNPAGEALLLGKVEGWPLAVLVSAQGEPQWTLVTDGTGSLERALPQEDGWVVAGGADFWPHDYGGAFVAKLDGAGNFLWQARVTWGHEPVRLAPAPQGGFYVSFNRQDRSQLAGPAVARVSASGELEWVRVLSLPLARLNDVCSAPDGSLLVVGSVGEGESRYGFASLWDPQGQPRWTVRLPAGRTLDVCSFGPQGRWLLVGTLEHRESPTDLWLATVDGEGQLVAQKKVVGDEGLWGYAAAAGSGWLVAAQQGLAYGEALMLQLPWDLSGLSALGYRGGRGVWPAGVAPFPDGTVLLAGTDATSVSRELFMVRSAGRREDFWECRGLTAAQLGLADAQEQLQSFSLAFSTEELYPVYWTVTPHGGELPERELRCTARSSPAADLALEGQASFDEELGAHSVVVSLRVKNQGEAPAFESQIEVLAGGGGVVQSVPSGFSCETSGTKNRAWCQLGTLEPGSKVSLDFVLRGSLLALRQGFALVSTSTAEQSLENNRLSFASILPAQPRKVLRPAPKNPGRP; this comes from the coding sequence ATGAAGAACCACTGGTTGGCTCTGGTCCTGGGTGCGGTCGCATCGGGGCTGCCAGGCCAGGAGCTGTACGTGCAAACCCTGAGCTTTCCCGGAGGGCAATGGGCTGAAGCTTCCGGTTTGTCGGTAAACCCCGCCGGGGAGGCGTTGCTGCTTGGAAAAGTTGAGGGGTGGCCGCTGGCGGTTTTGGTGTCTGCCCAAGGTGAGCCGCAATGGACGCTGGTGACCGATGGAACCGGGTCCTTGGAGCGGGCGCTTCCGCAGGAGGATGGCTGGGTGGTGGCAGGGGGTGCGGACTTTTGGCCTCACGATTACGGCGGCGCCTTTGTGGCCAAGCTCGATGGGGCGGGAAACTTCCTTTGGCAAGCCCGGGTGACCTGGGGCCATGAACCGGTACGGCTGGCCCCGGCGCCCCAAGGTGGGTTCTACGTAAGCTTTAACCGCCAGGACCGTTCGCAGCTGGCAGGGCCCGCAGTAGCGCGGGTGAGCGCTTCGGGCGAGCTGGAGTGGGTACGGGTGCTTTCCCTGCCTTTGGCGCGGCTCAACGACGTGTGTTCAGCGCCGGATGGATCGCTTCTGGTGGTGGGTTCGGTCGGGGAGGGCGAATCCCGCTACGGTTTCGCAAGCCTCTGGGACCCCCAGGGCCAGCCCCGATGGACCGTTCGCCTGCCCGCCGGGAGGACGCTGGATGTTTGCAGCTTTGGCCCGCAAGGACGGTGGCTTTTGGTAGGGACGCTGGAACACCGGGAAAGCCCGACCGATCTATGGTTGGCCACGGTTGACGGGGAAGGGCAGTTAGTGGCGCAAAAGAAGGTGGTTGGCGACGAGGGATTGTGGGGATACGCGGCGGCAGCCGGGTCGGGCTGGCTGGTAGCAGCGCAGCAGGGCTTGGCTTACGGGGAGGCGCTGATGCTTCAGCTTCCCTGGGACCTTTCCGGGCTTTCCGCCCTGGGCTATCGCGGGGGCCGCGGGGTTTGGCCTGCGGGGGTCGCCCCATTTCCCGATGGCACCGTGCTGCTGGCGGGAACCGACGCTACTTCCGTGTCCAGGGAGCTTTTCATGGTGAGAAGCGCCGGCCGGCGAGAGGATTTTTGGGAGTGTCGCGGGCTCACCGCAGCGCAGCTCGGGCTGGCGGATGCTCAGGAACAACTGCAATCGTTTTCATTGGCCTTTTCCACCGAGGAGCTGTACCCGGTGTATTGGACAGTGACGCCCCACGGGGGTGAGCTTCCCGAGCGGGAGCTCCGCTGCACGGCCCGCAGTAGCCCGGCGGCAGACCTGGCCCTGGAGGGCCAGGCCAGCTTCGATGAGGAGCTGGGCGCCCACTCTGTGGTGGTTTCCCTGCGGGTCAAAAACCAGGGCGAAGCTCCGGCTTTCGAAAGCCAAATCGAGGTTTTGGCCGGGGGCGGAGGGGTAGTTCAAAGCGTTCCCAGCGGCTTTTCCTGCGAGACTTCGGGAACGAAAAACAGAGCGTGGTGCCAGTTGGGAACCCTGGAGCCGGGCAGCAAGGTGAGTCTGGACTTTGTCCTTCGCGGAAGCCTTTTGGCGTTGCGACAGGGGTTTGCTCTGGTTTCCACCAGTACCGCAGAGCAAAGCCTCGAAAACAACCGGCTGAGCTTCGCTTCAATCCTGCCGGCACAGCCCCGAAAGGTCCTGAGGCCAGCGCCAAAAAACCCAGGGCGGCCCTAA
- a CDS encoding serine/threonine-protein kinase has product MNPGTVVGHFRLQALLGRGGMGEVWRAKDLVLGREVALKFLPDKLLHDQDAVTRFRREARALAVINHPGVAAVYELEEIPNPEAPEQPIRIIVMELVKGESLDRMVARGPLPLERVVPLAEQLAAALQAAHAEGVVHRDLKPSNVMVDQAGHVKILDFGLARFKPMVRPGDHDRTWEQSDSGVAVGTAAYMPPEQILGQEADEKSDVWAFGCTVAEMLCGHPLVQGANIPEIVGQVLKGQLNWSALPRGVPRPLRRLLQACCSLEKEKRPSTQDIIATLRRLQQRRQVRLRALAAVAVLALGVLASRLLWPPKQASLLDPDRRLTVSVSWNPKEPSLATMAQALEREVAKVSWLSLAAPPEVGVLLSLEQKNGAVALSAESQEGRHRRRLARWEAEPGTFEMGVLPQVMNVLEREHIRRDLASDDAFFGFLVERTSDSGAARNFRDALRLYERTRYREAREKLSASLKADPQFWPASLFLALVAKGTGDFAEAPRRLAEAHSLCPRPSSTEAVILEAADALVFEDHKRQGEALTKALALFPDSGYLLYRLALLYRLEDRPEKAIPLAKKLIRQGWRPDFSPTWELLAHCQLQADQAKDALETCSEGQRRFPTRYRHWLYAAFAYHRLGEESQARATLEEALRKYLDYSTAPRLTAYQFGQYWASLLRWEEKRRELWQQVLAEAERLLKEDPNDSEALQAKGDALTALGKPEEALAVLSTLAQSEGAGAYTFIGLARAHAALGNREKAQQALAQAEKLWREGSEVARGTLAYNIAAAWAVMGEREKATLWLARSKDLYGFDRLDLRLDPDFDPLRQAGLLRQFEAPR; this is encoded by the coding sequence GTGAACCCGGGAACGGTGGTTGGTCACTTCCGCTTGCAAGCTCTCCTGGGGCGTGGCGGCATGGGGGAGGTTTGGCGAGCCAAGGACCTGGTTTTAGGCCGGGAGGTAGCTTTAAAGTTTTTGCCCGACAAGCTCCTCCACGACCAAGATGCGGTGACGCGGTTTCGTCGTGAAGCGCGGGCGCTAGCGGTGATCAACCACCCTGGGGTGGCTGCGGTTTACGAGCTGGAGGAAATCCCAAACCCGGAAGCCCCCGAGCAGCCAATTCGCATCATCGTCATGGAGCTTGTGAAAGGCGAGAGCCTGGACCGCATGGTGGCCCGGGGACCGCTGCCCCTGGAAAGGGTCGTTCCCTTAGCTGAACAGCTGGCTGCGGCGCTCCAAGCGGCGCACGCCGAAGGCGTTGTTCACCGAGACCTTAAGCCCTCCAACGTAATGGTGGACCAAGCAGGCCACGTCAAGATTTTGGACTTTGGCTTGGCTCGCTTTAAGCCCATGGTCCGCCCAGGGGATCACGACCGCACCTGGGAGCAGTCCGACTCAGGCGTGGCGGTGGGAACGGCGGCCTACATGCCGCCGGAGCAAATTCTCGGGCAGGAAGCCGACGAAAAAAGCGACGTCTGGGCCTTTGGTTGCACCGTGGCCGAAATGCTGTGCGGACACCCCCTGGTGCAAGGGGCCAACATCCCGGAAATTGTGGGCCAAGTGCTCAAGGGGCAGCTCAACTGGAGTGCCCTTCCCAGGGGCGTGCCAAGGCCACTGCGGAGGCTTCTGCAGGCCTGCTGCTCCCTCGAAAAGGAAAAGCGGCCTTCAACCCAGGACATCATTGCCACCTTGCGACGCTTGCAGCAGCGGCGCCAGGTGCGGCTTCGGGCGCTGGCGGCGGTGGCGGTTTTGGCGTTGGGGGTTTTGGCCAGTCGGTTGCTTTGGCCCCCAAAACAAGCTTCCCTGTTGGACCCGGACCGCCGCCTCACCGTAAGCGTGAGCTGGAATCCGAAGGAGCCTTCCCTGGCCACCATGGCTCAGGCCCTGGAGCGAGAAGTTGCCAAGGTGAGCTGGCTTTCCCTGGCCGCACCCCCAGAGGTTGGGGTGCTCCTCAGCTTGGAGCAAAAAAACGGGGCGGTGGCGCTTTCGGCGGAGAGCCAGGAGGGCCGCCACCGGCGCCGGCTGGCCCGCTGGGAAGCTGAACCGGGCACCTTCGAGATGGGCGTGCTGCCTCAGGTCATGAATGTGCTGGAACGGGAGCACATTCGCCGGGACTTGGCCAGCGATGACGCGTTTTTTGGCTTTCTCGTGGAACGGACGAGCGACAGCGGAGCCGCCCGCAATTTCCGGGATGCGCTCAGGCTTTACGAGCGCACGCGTTATCGGGAGGCCCGGGAGAAGCTCTCTGCGTCTTTGAAGGCCGATCCCCAGTTCTGGCCGGCATCGCTGTTTTTGGCCCTGGTGGCCAAGGGCACCGGCGATTTTGCTGAAGCTCCGCGCCGTTTAGCTGAAGCCCACAGCTTGTGCCCCCGGCCTTCCAGCACCGAGGCCGTGATCCTGGAAGCGGCGGACGCTTTAGTTTTCGAAGATCACAAGCGACAGGGGGAGGCTCTTACCAAGGCGCTGGCGCTATTTCCGGACTCCGGCTACCTGCTGTACCGCCTGGCGTTGCTGTACCGGCTGGAGGATCGGCCGGAAAAGGCCATCCCTTTGGCCAAGAAACTCATCAGGCAAGGTTGGCGCCCCGATTTCAGCCCCACCTGGGAGCTTTTGGCCCACTGCCAGTTGCAGGCCGACCAGGCCAAAGACGCCTTAGAAACCTGCTCCGAAGGGCAACGGCGTTTCCCCACCCGCTACCGCCACTGGCTTTACGCGGCCTTTGCTTACCACCGGTTAGGGGAGGAAAGCCAAGCGCGGGCGACCCTCGAAGAGGCGCTCCGCAAGTATCTGGATTACTCCACGGCTCCGCGACTGACCGCCTATCAGTTCGGCCAGTACTGGGCTTCGCTTTTGCGCTGGGAGGAAAAGCGTCGCGAGCTCTGGCAGCAGGTGCTAGCGGAAGCGGAAAGGCTTTTGAAGGAGGACCCCAACGATAGCGAGGCGTTGCAGGCCAAAGGGGACGCGCTTACGGCTTTGGGCAAGCCGGAAGAAGCGCTGGCGGTGTTAAGCACCTTGGCCCAAAGCGAAGGGGCCGGTGCCTACACGTTCATTGGCCTTGCCCGCGCTCACGCGGCTTTGGGCAACCGGGAAAAGGCGCAGCAAGCCTTAGCCCAAGCCGAAAAGCTCTGGCGGGAGGGAAGCGAGGTGGCCCGGGGAACGCTGGCCTATAACATTGCCGCGGCCTGGGCCGTTATGGGCGAGCGGGAAAAAGCAACCCTCTGGCTTGCCCGTAGCAAGGACCTTTACGGCTTCGACCGCTTGGACCTGCGTCTGGATCCCGATTTCGACCCCCTCCGCCAGGCCGGCTTGCTCCGCCAGTTCGAAGCGCCCCGTTAA
- a CDS encoding PspC domain-containing protein → MAMACRACGREIPEGSTYCNFCGAAQALGFRKLFRSSTERQLLGVCGGFAEYWELDPTVIRVAYAVLTFLTGVLPGVLLYFVLALIMPKR, encoded by the coding sequence ATGGCGATGGCATGTCGGGCTTGCGGGCGGGAAATCCCGGAGGGCAGCACGTACTGCAACTTCTGCGGGGCCGCACAGGCGTTGGGCTTCCGCAAGCTCTTCCGCTCGTCTACGGAACGTCAGCTCCTGGGGGTATGCGGAGGGTTCGCCGAGTACTGGGAGCTGGATCCCACGGTCATCCGCGTGGCGTACGCCGTGCTGACGTTTCTTACCGGCGTTCTTCCCGGTGTTCTGCTTTACTTCGTGCTGGCCCTCATCATGCCCAAGCGGTAA
- the sucD gene encoding succinate--CoA ligase subunit alpha — translation MAIWVDQNTRVVVQGLTGKEGQFHAARCREYGTQIVAGVTPGKGGQEVDGVPVFNTVAEAKKATNCNASLIFVPPLLAADAILEAADAGIELIVCITEGIPARDEVLVKQALSGSKVRLIGPNCPGIISPGKAKLGIMPAHIHREGSIGVVSRSGTLTYEAVDQLTKLGLGQSTCVGIGGDPVPGTTFVDVLAAFKDDPQTEAVVLIGEIGGTAEEEAAEYVKAHFSKPVVAFIAGQTAPPGRRMGHAGAIISGGKGTAKEKMEALQAAGIHVVPTPAEIGITMAKVLGRA, via the coding sequence ATGGCCATTTGGGTGGATCAAAACACGCGCGTTGTGGTGCAGGGTCTTACCGGGAAAGAGGGGCAGTTCCACGCCGCTCGCTGCCGCGAGTACGGCACCCAAATCGTGGCCGGTGTCACCCCCGGCAAGGGCGGCCAGGAGGTGGACGGGGTTCCGGTGTTCAACACCGTGGCCGAGGCCAAAAAGGCCACCAACTGCAACGCTTCCTTGATCTTCGTGCCGCCGCTTTTGGCCGCCGACGCCATTTTGGAAGCGGCCGATGCCGGCATTGAGCTCATCGTTTGCATTACCGAGGGCATCCCCGCCCGGGATGAGGTGCTGGTGAAGCAGGCGCTTTCCGGAAGCAAGGTGCGGCTCATCGGTCCCAACTGCCCCGGCATCATCTCGCCGGGGAAAGCCAAGCTGGGGATCATGCCGGCGCACATTCACCGGGAAGGCAGCATTGGCGTGGTTTCCCGCTCGGGAACCCTGACTTACGAAGCGGTGGACCAGCTCACCAAGTTGGGGCTGGGCCAGTCCACCTGCGTGGGGATTGGCGGCGATCCGGTACCCGGGACCACCTTCGTGGACGTACTGGCAGCGTTTAAAGACGACCCGCAAACCGAAGCGGTGGTGCTCATTGGCGAAATTGGCGGCACCGCCGAAGAAGAAGCGGCTGAATACGTCAAGGCCCATTTTTCCAAGCCAGTTGTGGCATTTATCGCCGGACAAACGGCACCTCCGGGGCGGCGTATGGGCCATGCCGGCGCCATCATTTCCGGAGGCAAGGGCACCGCCAAGGAAAAAATGGAAGCCCTGCAAGCGGCGGGCATCCACGTGGTGCCCACGCCGGCGGAAATAGGTATCACCATGGCCAAAGTTTTAGGCCGAGCGTAA